The window TTTCTATTATCTATTATATACACACATTATAATATATAGAATTACATATAAtcatatataattatatattataatgtaTGTATGTAATAGATAATAATAaacattaatatattaatatatataacatataatactatatattaatatataacgtaatattatatattaaaatagcaatatatacattatatattatacaatgtatatattgttatattaatatatgtatatatgtatatatattaatatacatattaatatatgtatatattaatgtatgtaatatatattacGTACAttgataaaataatatatacattatatatgatatataaaacatattactttaaaaatatatataattttctattcattgtatatatatatatatcacttATATAAAGTTTATTAAcactaattaaaagaaaaaaaattgtaagaaTTAAACCAAAATTTTTAGAATAGCTTTCAGTATAAAAGTTTTTACTTTTTAGAATAAAAACTTTTCAAATGCCTCTCACTTGTCCCGTGTTTGGGTTCAAAAAAGGTTTAATCTGACAAATCCTCACCCACCTGATGAAGGGATGCAcgggctgggagaggctcaCCTTCTTCACCGTGTCTGCACCACCCTGGGGGATACAGGGGGGGTCAGGCTGGGGGgcctgggcaccccaaacccacctgctccaggggcagggtgcccaaaaccccataaacccATTTTCACCAAGATCAGGGGTGCCCAAACCCCCATAAACCCACCTTCACCAGGGTCAGGGGGTGCCCAAGCCCCCCAAAACTCACTTTCACCAGGGTCAGGGGTGCCCAAAGCCCTCAAACCTACCTTTACCAGGATGAGGGGGTGCCtagacccccaaaacccaccgTCACCAGGGTCAGGGGTGCCCAAACCCCCATAAACCcacctgctccaggggcagggTGCCCAAACCCCCATAAACCCGTTTTCACCAAGATCAGGGGTGCCCAAACCCCCATAAACCCGTTTTCACCAAGATCAGGGGTGCCCAAACCCCCATAAACCCACCTTCACCAGGGTCAGGGGTGCCCAAACCCCTATAAACCCACCTTCACCAGGGTCAGGGGTACCCAAACCCCCCTAAACCCAACGTCACCAGGCTCAGTGGTACCCAAAGCCTCATAAATCCATTTTCACCAAGCTCAGGGGTACCCAAACCCCCACAAACCCACCTTCCACAGCTCAGGGGTACCCAAACCCCCCTAAATCCATTTTCACCAGGGTCAGGGGTACCCAaagccccccaaacccaccttgACCAGGCTCAGGTGTACCCAAACCCACCTTCCACAGGCTCAGGGGGTGCCCAAACCCACCTTCCACAGGCTCAGAAGTGGGCAGGGGGTTCCTGGCCCCCCTGGCACCCACCTTCACCAGGCTCAAGTGTACCCAAACCCATCTTCAGCAGGATTAGGGGGtacccaaaccccccaaacccaccttgACCAGGCTCAGGGGTACCCAAACCCACCTTGACCAGGCTCAGGGGtacccaaacccccaaacccaccttgACCAGGTTCAGGGGTACCCAAACCCACCTTGACCAGGCTCAGGGGGTACCCAAACCCACCTTGACCAGGCTCAGGTactccacagcagctgccctcagggctggggaccATTTCCTGACGTTGTCGTCGCACACCCAGCAGTGCACACCCCTCCTGCCAGAGTACACCCACAGGCGGTGCCGCACGCCCAGGTCCTCtgtgggggcacacagggggtttgggggacaCACAGATGGGTTTTGGGGGCCATAGATGGCTTTGGGGGGGGCCACATTGGGACAGGCTGTGGTGACCACCCAAAGCATTCACACGATGTGAACCTTCTctcaaactttaaaaattttctacAAATGCATTTCCCACAGAGAGGGTcaggctctttctccaggcagcaccttggcctcaagctgtgccaagggaaatataggtcggatattaggaaaaagattttcacaggaagggtgataaagttctggaatgttctacctggggaggtggtgaagtcaccatccctggatgggTTTAAAacaagcctggatgtggcactggtgccatggtttagttgaggtgttggagCTGGGTTGGACTCGGTGGTCTTAAagttctcttccaacccaatgattctgtgaattctgggaattttgggaatttccagaaggaggtggtggagtcaccatccctgaatgTTTTTACCAAAAATTGAACGTGGccctcagtgctgtggtttggttGAGGTGTTTGGGgttaggttggacttgatgaccttaaaATTCTCTTCCAGACTGGTCATTCTATAAATTCTGTGAGTTTTGGGAATTCCCAGAAGgaggtggtagagtcaccatccctggatgcaTTTACCAAAAATTGAACATGGccctcagtgctgtggtttggttGAGGtgtttggggctgggttggacttgatgaccttaaaATTCTCTTCCAGACTGGTCATTCTataaattctgtgaattctctgGGGTCTGGCATCTGTGGGACCTGGACATGCCCCGTGTGTCCCCAAGGCCCTCACCCACGAGCGCGCGGTCGATGATGCGGACGGCGATGGTCATCAGCGTCCAGCACTTGGAGCAGATATCAGCCGAGCTGGGGGCAGAATGAGGGGGCTCAGGTGGACACCCCACACCCCTGaaccccctcccagccccagaacccCCCGAAAAACCTGCAGCACGTCCTGACATCATCGTAATCCGTCATGTCAATGTCAAAcaccagctccttctcctgcgGCTGGAAGGCTCCCAGGTGCACCGTGTTGTGCTGGTTGGGCTGCAGGAAGGACGGGATGGGCTCAGCGTGGCCAGAGACCCCTGCAGACCCCCCCAGCACGGTGGCCGGGACTCACCCGGTGGGAATAGACGGCCCCGATGTCGATTTTGTAGGGGTTGATCTTCTGCAGTTCCcgctccagctcctgggggctgctgaAGGACTGGAAGCGCAGGTAGACATCGTCTCGCAGGGTGAAGGAGAATTCCCGCAGCTGGAAGTAGTTCTTCACTGCAGGGACCGAGAGGGGTCAAGGCTATCCTAAATCCCCCCATTACAgtcacccccagacccccctttccctgctcctccccgtGTCCCGGTCAGTGCAACCACGCACCGCCCGTCCCGGCACCCCAAGGTGCGCTGGGATCCGGCATCGCGGTGCTGCCGTCCGGTATCAGTGCCCCCCACCCGGTATCGGTGCCCCCCACCCGGGATCGGTGCCCCCTACCCTGTATCGGTGACCCCAGCCGGTATCGATGCCTCCACTCGGTATCGATTCCCCCAGCCCGGTATCGATGCCTCCGCTCGGTATTGATTCCCCCAGCCCGGTATCGATGCCTCTCCCGCTGTATCGGCGCCCCCCGCCCGTTATCGATGCTCCCCGTCCGGTATCACGATCCCCGGCGGAGCCCCCCGCCCGGTATCGATTCCCTTGCCCGGTATCACGGTCCCCGGTGGAACCCCCTGCCCGGTATCGGTTCCCTTGCCCGGTATCACGGTCCCCGGTAGAACCCCCTGCCCGGTACCGGTTCCCTTGCCCGGTATCACGGTCCCCGATAGAACCCCCTGCCCGGTACCGgttccccccctccccgctcaccgCCGCCGTAGCTGAGCCAGCGGCCGTAGGGGCCGTGCGGGAAGAGCCGCCGGTAGTAGACCGGGAGCAGCTCGGGCAGCGCCGCCGGATCGAAGCCCGCCATGGCGGGAACGGAGCGCCGGGAGGCGGCGGGAAACGGCGGCGCCAGCCCCGGGGgctgccgggagttgtagtccgGCCCCGGGGGGCACCGGGAACGGGAGTGCGCGGCTCGGGGAGAGTGGGAGGAGAGCAAAGCACCGGGGAGAGCCCGGGATGGACGGGAGGGGATGCCCCAGGGTCTGCGGGGTCCCGGGACCGGGAGGGTCGTGGGGATGCTGAGGTGCGGGGATATCCCGGGATGCGAGGGGGTCCCGAGGCGGGTGGGAGCCGGGGGGCTGAgtttaggggggattttggggtcccgcAATGCCCCGGGGCGGGTGGGTCCGGGAGCGCGGAGGTCCCGAGATGTCCCGGTGTCCGGGGGTATCCCGGTGTCCGGGAGTGTCCCGGTGTCCGGGAGTGTCCCGGGATCCGGAGAAATCCGGGGGCGTGGGGGTCCGGGGGTGTCCCGGGGTCCAAGGGGGTCCCAGGAGGGGCTGTCCGGGATGGTCCCGGGGTCCCCGGACGCGCGGTCCTGGGTTGTCCCGGGGTCCGGTAGACCCGGGGATGCTGGGCTCCGGGGGGATCCCGGATTTCGGGGTGATCCCAGGATCTGCGAGGGTGCCGGGATTGTCCCGTGATCCGGAGGGCTCCCGGTGCGGGGGGGGCGCGGGGATGTTCCGTGCTCCGGGGTGGTCCCGGGGTCCGGGCGGGTCCCTGGACGCGCGGTCCTGGGCGGTCCCGGGGTCCGGTAGACCCGGGGGTGCTGAGGTCCAGGCTGGTCCCGACTTTCGGGGTAGTCCCAGGATCTGCGAGGGTCCCGGGGCAGTCCCGTGATCCGgagggctcccggggctgttcCGTGCTCCGGGATGGTCCCGGGGTCCGGGGGTTTCCCGGGAGGGCAGCGCAGCGATGCGGTAACGCGCGGGCGCTGCCGCGCTCCCGTTAACGATTCCCCGCAAGAGCGAAGCCCCGGGACATATCCCGGGACACTGCCCGCAGCCCGGCGGGCTCCAGGCGGCAGCAGCGGGACGAGCTCCGAGAGAGGACGGGGCGGAGCCGCTCCCGCATCCTGGTAGCGCCCGGAGGCCCAGCGGTAACTCCGCGATCTGCCCCGGAATCCGCAAATTAATTATTAACAGCGCCCAGAGGGAAAGGCCAAGGTCAGGACAAAGCTCTCCCGGTCGCGTCCTTCTCCCCatcccggtgccggtgccggtgccgccgctGAAGATGTGGCTGTACGCGGTGGCcgcgctgctggggctgctcctgctgcgcCGCTGGCACCGGGAGCGGCAGACGGTGCCGCGGCTCTCGGAGAAGCACGTGCTGATCACGGGATGCGACAGCGGCTtcggggagctgctggctcGGCAGCTGGACGCGCGGGGGCTGCGGGTGCTGGCCGCCTGCCTGACGGCCAGCGGGGCCGCGCAGCTGCGGGCCGTCACCTCCGAGCGCCTGCAGACCGTCCTGCTGGATGTCACCTGCAGCAAGAGCATCGCCCATGTCACCGCCTGGGTCCGCGAGCGTGTGGGGGATCAAGGTAAACAGGGCTCGGTAGCTCTGGGGTCACCCTGGTGTCACCCTGGTGTCCCCTCTGGCTTCCCCTGCCAGGCTGCGGGGCAATGACGGCTCTGGAATTAATGCCTGTCGCTTCTCTGGCGACATCCATCTGccatcagctcctgcaggagcgCTGCCCGGGCAGAGAGTTCAGCTTTCAGccttttctccctgaaaatCCGCTAATTAAGAGCTGATCACCCCaacagctctcctgcctccttgCCCACTCAActggcactgggctgtgccctTTGGGACAGCCCCAACTcatcccatcccctctgcagggctctgggggctggtGAACAACGCAGGGATCGCCATCCCCACCGCCCCAAACGAGTGGCTGAGCAAGGAGGACTTTGTCAAGGTGCTGAATGTCAACCTGGTGGGGCTGGTGGAGGTGACTCTGAGCCTCCTGCCGCTGgtgcggcgggcgcggggccgcgtGGTCAACGTGGCCAGCGTGATGGGCCGCGTGTCCTTCTTTGGTGGAGGCTACTGCATGTCCAAGTACGGTGTGGAAGCCTTCTCTGACAGCCTCAGGTAAGTCTGGAACAACAGCTCTCCATCATGGTTCCCCAACTTGTTTTTCTGGACTTTGTCTGGCACAGCTGTCAGCTCTAATCCTCGCACGGCCGTGACTGAGCACAGGTCGGTCTCATATCTTCTGCTGAagtgagcagctcctgtgctggcatGGAGCCTCTCCCGTGGACATTGGCCCTGTCCAAGACCCTGCTGGACATGACCCTGCTGCCCCGAGCTTTGCTTTGTTCCCTGCATATCCAGATGTGGCAAACATTTGCTGGCACACCATCTCAGccatgtgccaggctggcacaaCGTCCACTGGCGTGGTCAGGGTCTGCTCCAAGTCTCTGGCATGAGGTTCATCCCATGGGAGATGTGGGCATGGAGCCTTCCCTGTGGacactggccctgctgccccgaGCTTTGCTTTGCTCCCAACCCATCCAGATGTGGCaaatgtttgtttgcttggttcCCAACCCATGTTCCCACCAGATGAGCCAAATGTTTACTGAAGCACCATCTCAGccatgtgccaggctggcacaaCGTCCACTGGCatggtcaggctctgctccacgCCTCTGGCACTCCAGAGGCTCCATGCTATGGGAGATGCTGGCACAGGCACCCTCGGGTGCTGCTCCCATGTCCCACGGGGCTCAATCCCTTCCAGGCTCGAGATGCAAAACTTTGGGGTGAAGGTCTGTGTGATCGAGCCAGGCTACTTCAAAACCATGATCACCAACGTTGAGAACCTGGAGAAGAATTTCTATGCCAGCTGGGAGAAGCTTCCTGCAGAGATCAAAGCGAGTTATGGGGAGAGCTACTTGAGGGATTGTAAGTAGCTCCCCCAAAGGCTGAGTGATTCTCTTTGTCTCCTGGCTCAAGGCACATGGGGTCCCATGGGGGTCccactgccccaaaatcccctggaGCCACttggctctgcccagctccaggatcTCAGTGGTGTTTTCTGCCTCTGCAGTTGTTTCCACGCTCAAGGTGCTGCAGAAGGGCTACAACACCAACCTGTCGCTGGTCACCAACTGCATGGAGCACGCTCTGACCAGCCTCCACCCCCGGAGCCGCTACTCGGCCGGCTGGGACGCCAAGCTGCTCTACCTGCCCCTCAGCTAcctgccctcagccctcagcGACGCCCTGTTCACCATGTTCTACCCCAAATCTGTTGGCAAAGCCTGAGGTGGGCTTGCAGCTGGCAGCCGGGATCAGAGGGAGATCCAGTAACACACAGCTGGATCCAGAACTGCCTGCAGGCAAGGCCACACTGAATTTGTAACTGCATTTATGTCTGACCCTCTGGCCCCTGCTCACAGATGGGTTTGTCCTGAATAAATtttgccctgtcccctcctggctgaGCGTGGTATCACTCAGGCTGTGGCGctgaggctgtgcctggaggCTCCAGCTCTTCCTTTGAGCACCTGCTGCATTCAGGATCCAGCCCTGGACAAGTTGCCAGGGGACTTGCCCAGACTGGCCCCTCAGGTATTGGCACATGCCAGACTTGTTCCAGTCTGAGAGAAACTTGTTCCACAAACCTGAGCAGATTTCCTTCTAAGCATAAAACTGGGCAGCTTCTTACAgaatcctcctcctctgcttcctcctcctcctgctcctgcagaactGACTGGGGGACACTGTCCTGCTCCATCACCACAATTGGGGACACTGTTGCCCACCAACGCTGCGAGAGAGGGAAAGATCCGGggttggtgctgctggtggtgtcTGGAAGGTTCCACCAAATCCAGCACCGTGGGGCCTTGGGATCCACcttggggcagagcagagccccaggcacAGTCAAAAGTGTTGCGAGGCAAACCCGGGAATTACCAAAGCTACAAATCAGGAGTGCAAACCTCACCCCGGGCCGGGAGCTGCCGCAATCCCGGCTCTACAAATGcggctggagcaggggctgtccACGAGCGGTGCCACCGCCGAGGATGTGGCCGTACGCGGTGGTGGCcgcgctgctggggctgctcctgctgcgcCGCTGGCACCGGGAGCGGCAGACGGTGCCGCGGCTCTCGGAGAAGCACGTGCTGATCACGGGATGCGACAGCGGCTtcggggagctgctggctcGGCAGCTGGACGCGCGGGGGCTGCGGGTGCTGGCCGCCTGCCTGACGGCCAGCGGGGCCGCGCAGCTGCGGGCCGTCACCTCCGAGCGCCTGCAGACCGTCCTGCTGGATGTCACCTGCAGCAAGAGCATCGCCCATGTCACCGCCTGGGTCCGTGAGCGTGTGGGGGATCAAGGTAAACAGGGCTCGATAGCCCTGGGGTCACCCTGGTGTCCCCTCTGGCTTCCCCTGCCAGGCTGCGGAGCAATGACGGCTCTGGAATTAATGCCTGTCGCTTCTCTGGCGACATCCATCTGccatcagctcctgcaggagcgCTGCCCGGGCAGAGAGTTCAGCTTTCAGccttttctccctgaaaatCAGCTAATTAAGAGCTGATCACCCCAACAGCTCTCCTGCCACCTTGCCCACTCAActggcactgggctgtgccctTTGGGACAGCCCCAACTcatcccatcccctctgcagggctctgggggctggtGAACAACGCAGGGATCGCCATCCCCACCGCTCCAAACGAGTGGCTGAGCAAGGAGGACTTTGTCAAGGTGCTGAATGTCAACCTGGTGGGGCTGGTGGAGGTGACTCTGAGCCTCCTGCCGCTGgtgcggcgggcgcggggccgcgtGGTCAACGTGGCCAGCGTGATGGGCCGCGTGTCCTGTTTCGGTGGAGGCTACTGCATCTCCAAGCACGGCGTGGAAGCCTTCTCTGACAGCCTCAGGTACGGTTCTGGCAGCCCCCGGAGCTCTCCCGAGCTCTCCCCGCTGTCCTCGGGCGGGGTTTTATTTGTCTGTTTACTCCGGGTTACATTTTCcccagagaggttgtgaaaCGCTGACCACAAGAGGGTTGGGAgcgtgggcagggctggagccgtGGGTGTGCAAGCAGGGGAAGGGTTTCAGGGAGATCCGGATGGACCAGTCCAGGAGGTCCCGGGGTGCCCCTGGGCCCGGGGTTCTGGTGTCCAGGGGAGTCCTGGGGCACTGAGATTCGGGGAGGTCTCAGGATCTGGGAATGCTCTGGGGTCTGGGGTGGTCCCGAGGCACTGAGGTTCAGGGGGGTTCCAGGATCCCGGGATCCAGAGGGGTCTTGGGGAATCCGGGTGCACAGAGATTCGGGGAGGTCTCAGGATCTGGGAATGCTCCATGGTCTGGGGTGGTCCCGAGGCACTGAGGTTCAGGGGCACTCCAGGATCCCGGGATCCAGGGATGGTCCAGGGATGTCTCAGGATCCAAGAGGGTCCCTGGAGCAAGGACAGGGGTTCCCCTGCGCCCATGCCAGAACGCCTGGGGGGTGCCACAAACTCCGCCCCGATCTCTGCGCCCCTCGGGGCAGCAGCTCCCGCTGACGCCCCCACCTCGGGCAGGCGGGAGCTGCGTCCCTTCGGGGTGCAGGTCTCCATCATCGAGCCTGGAGGCTTCCAGACGGGCATGATCGACCCCGTCCCGCTGGTGAAGGGCTTCCTTCGCCTCTGGGAGCGTCTCCCTGCAGAAACCCAGGCAGCCTACGGCCGCCACTACGTGGACAAATGTGAGTCCATCCCCACACCGCAGCGCCACCCCCCGATCCcacctccatccctctgatcccctTGTGCCCACCCAGATGCCAAGAGCACCGTGCTGCTGCACCGCCTGAGCAGCTCCCGCCTGTCGCATGTCACCGGTGCCATGACACACGCGCTGctgtcccgctgtccccgcagccGCTACGCCGCCGGCTGGGATGCCCGGCTCATCTTCCTGCCCCTCAGCTACTGCCCGGCCTGGCTGTCCGACACCATCATCGGCTTCTTCCTGCCCATCCCGGCCAGCGGCGTCCCCTGAGGGCCACCAGAGCGGGGACATGGCCCGTGGGTGTCTCAGCACCTCGGGGAGGTGCTCAATAAAGGCGGTGCAATGCTGGAGGTGTCCCATGGTCACTTGGCCACGGTGCCGGTGACCACCGAGGGGTCCCGTGGGAGAATCCCGGTCTCTGTCTGTGCCCAGACCAGCTGCATAACCCGGGATATCCCGGCTCGGCTGCAGGGACCGAGCCGGGAAAGGCAGAGCCGTGTTTATCcatcccctgggcacagcatgaCCCGGGATAAacgggctgggaaaggcagagctgtgtttatccatcccctgggcacagcatgaCCCGGGATAAacgggctgggaaaggcagagctgtgtttatccatgccctgggcacagcatgaCCCGGGATAAacgggctgggaaaggcagag of the Molothrus aeneus isolate 106 chromosome 30, BPBGC_Maene_1.0, whole genome shotgun sequence genome contains:
- the PRIM1 gene encoding DNA primase small subunit, which translates into the protein MAGFDPAALPELLPVYYRRLFPHGPYGRWLSYGGVKNYFQLREFSFTLRDDVYLRFQSFSSPQELERELQKINPYKIDIGAVYSHRPNQHNTVHLGAFQPQEKELVFDIDMTDYDDVRTCCSSADICSKCWTLMTIAVRIIDRALVEDLGVRHRLWVYSGRRGVHCWVCDDNVRKWSPALRAAAVEYLSLVKGGADTVKKVSLSQPVHPFIRRSVAVVQEYFEQHALLGQDILGSPERWDKVLALLPEELREPLQAEFPRKKDSVQRWELLRARAERERERGRAGHPEWEVMLQLCFPRLDCNVSKGLGHLLKSPFSVHPKTGRISVPLDLQKLDEFDPFSVPTITSLCQELDAAGSDGEQDGEGDTEPKRRMRDYRRTSLAPFVRLLEQFVEGLESARRGERIRRSDLQGDF
- the LOC136567859 gene encoding retinol dehydrogenase 16-like, which produces MWLYAVAALLGLLLLRRWHRERQTVPRLSEKHVLITGCDSGFGELLARQLDARGLRVLAACLTASGAAQLRAVTSERLQTVLLDVTCSKSIAHVTAWVRERVGDQGLWGLVNNAGIAIPTAPNEWLSKEDFVKVLNVNLVGLVEVTLSLLPLVRRARGRVVNVASVMGRVSFFGGGYCMSKYGVEAFSDSLRLEMQNFGVKVCVIEPGYFKTMITNVENLEKNFYASWEKLPAEIKASYGESYLRDFVSTLKVLQKGYNTNLSLVTNCMEHALTSLHPRSRYSAGWDAKLLYLPLSYLPSALSDALFTMFYPKSVGKA
- the LOC136567894 gene encoding retinol dehydrogenase 16-like, translating into MWPYAVVAALLGLLLLRRWHRERQTVPRLSEKHVLITGCDSGFGELLARQLDARGLRVLAACLTASGAAQLRAVTSERLQTVLLDVTCSKSIAHVTAWVRERVGDQGLWGLVNNAGIAIPTAPNEWLSKEDFVKVLNVNLVGLVEVTLSLLPLVRRARGRVVNVASVMGRVSCFGGGYCISKHGVEAFSDSLRRELRPFGVQVSIIEPGGFQTGMIDPVPLVKGFLRLWERLPAETQAAYGRHYVDKYAKSTVLLHRLSSSRLSHVTGAMTHALLSRCPRSRYAAGWDARLIFLPLSYCPAWLSDTIIGFFLPIPASGVP